In the genome of Myxococcales bacterium, one region contains:
- a CDS encoding response regulator: protein MAETGVPETFEAYFEPLRRHFRISAFQTGPDAFGTVSRPRLGRQAPGSTRPGCKRCTTWHGCVPRTKKSSSISRWSRRSRSPAARSGICISSTTISRTSPVHLVRAHPTELQRRYRAPLPALLAGIWADCVRLRRPVIHNDYATAEGKKGLPEGHFPLVRHLSTCVVERDKVTVVAGVGNKPTPYQDDDVRQLQLFLDGVWDLIALQRQARANVGLQDQLRATQKLEAIGRLSGGIAHDFNNLLTVILSYSNLALEALNVNDPLRADVEEIRAAGTRAAALTAQLLAFGRRQLLRPEIVDVNTVVAGVSNMLGRLLGEDIEMETRLAPGLETIEIDPGQLEQVVMNIAVNARDAMPDGGKLTIETANVMLDAEYAAAHASVTPGPHVRIAFTDNGMGMDAETRSHLFEPFYTTKPPGKGTGLGLSTVFGIVKQSGGHIWVYSEPGSGTSFKLHFPVSGRAVSIKPPVVQTAARRGTETVLVVEDEPAVRKLAARIISGAGYRVLQAANGGEALLLCEQHVGDIHLLVTDVVMPGMSGRQLADRLATLRPELRALYMSGYTENAVVHHGVLEAGIQFIGKPLQKSELLDKIRSLLDSA, encoded by the coding sequence GTGGCGGAGACCGGCGTACCCGAGACCTTCGAGGCGTACTTCGAGCCGCTCCGCCGCCACTTTCGCATTTCGGCGTTCCAGACCGGACCCGACGCCTTTGGCACGGTGTCGCGACCAAGGCTCGGGAGGCAAGCGCCCGGCTCAACGAGGCCCGGCTGCAAGCGCTGCACGACTTGGCACGGCTGCGTACCGCGGACGAAAAAGAGCTCATCGATTTCGCGCTGGAGTCGGCGGTCGCGCTCACCGGCAGCGAGGTCGGGTATCTGCATTTCGTCGACGACGATCAGCAGAACCTCACCTGTACACCTGGTCCGAGCGCACCCTACAGAACTGCAGCGTCGGTACCGAGCGCCACTACCCGCTCTCCTCGCCGGCATCTGGGCCGACTGCGTGCGGCTGAGGCGCCCCGTCATTCACAACGACTACGCGACAGCCGAGGGAAAAAAAGGCCTGCCGGAGGGCCACTTCCCGCTGGTCCGGCACCTGAGCACCTGCGTGGTGGAACGCGACAAGGTGACCGTCGTCGCGGGCGTGGGCAACAAACCCACACCCTATCAGGACGACGACGTCCGGCAGCTGCAGCTGTTTCTGGACGGCGTCTGGGATCTCATCGCGCTGCAGCGGCAAGCTCGCGCCAACGTGGGCTTGCAAGACCAGCTCCGTGCCACCCAGAAGCTCGAGGCGATCGGCCGGCTCAGCGGCGGTATTGCCCACGACTTCAACAACTTGCTGACCGTCATCCTCAGCTACTCGAACCTGGCGCTCGAAGCGCTGAATGTGAATGATCCCCTGCGAGCCGACGTCGAGGAGATCCGCGCCGCCGGGACGCGGGCGGCAGCGCTCACTGCGCAGCTGCTCGCGTTCGGTCGTCGACAGCTCTTGCGGCCCGAGATTGTCGACGTCAACACCGTCGTTGCGGGGGTGAGTAACATGCTCGGCCGTCTGCTCGGGGAGGACATCGAGATGGAGACTCGCTTGGCCCCGGGGCTCGAGACCATCGAGATTGACCCCGGTCAGCTCGAGCAGGTCGTGATGAACATCGCGGTGAACGCGCGCGACGCCATGCCGGACGGGGGCAAGCTCACGATTGAGACCGCCAACGTCATGCTGGACGCAGAGTACGCGGCGGCGCACGCTTCGGTGACCCCCGGACCCCACGTGCGGATCGCGTTCACTGACAACGGCATGGGCATGGATGCGGAGACACGCTCCCATCTGTTCGAGCCGTTCTACACGACCAAACCCCCGGGCAAAGGCACTGGCCTCGGGTTGTCGACCGTGTTTGGTATCGTCAAGCAGAGCGGCGGTCACATCTGGGTCTACAGCGAGCCCGGCAGCGGCACGAGCTTCAAGCTTCATTTCCCCGTCAGTGGTCGAGCGGTTTCCATCAAACCGCCCGTGGTGCAAACGGCCGCACGCCGCGGGACCGAGACCGTGTTGGTCGTGGAAGACGAACCGGCCGTTCGCAAGCTGGCCGCGCGCATCATCAGCGGCGCGGGCTACCGAGTCCTCCAGGCAGCGAACGGCGGTGAAGCCCTGCTGCTCTGCGAACAGCACGTCGGCGACATTCACCTGCTCGTGACCGACGTGGTCATGCCCGGCATGAGCGGCCGACAGCTCGCCGACCGGCTCGCGACACTTCGGCCGGAGCTCCGGGCGCTCTACATGTCGGGATACACCGAGAACGCCGTCGTGCATCACGGTGTGCTCGAAGCGGGGATCCAGTTCATCGGCAAGCCGCTACAGAAGTCGGAGTTGCTCGACAAGATCCGCAGTCTGCTCGACAGCGCCTGA
- a CDS encoding LON peptidase substrate-binding domain-containing protein: MTRSVIVIGPERETCAAALLELPLFPLPRVVLFPKATLPLHVFEQRYRKMLATCLETHRMLAVVLVPSPHPVDHHGHPGIARIASVGFITEHQSLPDGRSNLLLVGQARVSLEELPFEAPYRRARATLLHDVATAVAAADLSALVHTATTFAFEVRRREAGFSFHLPPDATPGELADACAQHLVIDSELRQRALETLDVRERVRLVTGELASQSAALSSAPAHTLN; encoded by the coding sequence ATGACACGCTCTGTCATCGTGATCGGGCCCGAGCGAGAGACCTGCGCCGCCGCGCTGCTCGAGCTGCCGCTCTTCCCCCTGCCACGGGTGGTGCTCTTCCCCAAGGCCACGCTCCCCTTGCACGTCTTCGAGCAGCGTTATCGCAAGATGCTCGCCACCTGCCTGGAGACCCACCGGATGCTGGCGGTGGTTCTGGTGCCGAGCCCACACCCCGTCGATCACCACGGCCATCCGGGCATCGCCCGCATCGCGAGCGTGGGTTTCATCACGGAGCACCAGTCGCTGCCGGATGGCCGCTCCAACCTGCTGTTGGTAGGTCAGGCTCGGGTGTCCCTCGAGGAGTTACCGTTCGAGGCCCCCTACCGTCGCGCGCGCGCGACGCTGCTACACGACGTGGCAACGGCGGTCGCCGCGGCGGATCTCTCGGCCCTGGTGCACACCGCCACCACCTTCGCGTTCGAGGTGAGGAGGCGGGAAGCGGGCTTCTCGTTCCACCTGCCGCCCGACGCGACTCCTGGAGAGCTGGCCGACGCTTGCGCGCAGCATCTCGTGATCGACTCCGAGCTACGCCAGCGCGCCCTCGAGACACTGGATGTGCGCGAGCGAGTGCGCCTGGTGACAGGCGAGCTGGCCTCGCAGAGCGCCGCGCTCTCGAGCGCCCCCGCGCATACGCTCAACTGA